A genomic segment from Microbispora sp. ZYX-F-249 encodes:
- a CDS encoding lysophospholipid acyltransferase family protein has product MSAVTHRPAASSAWLPVSPCAPGACLRAQARTAGPLRRAARLTGAVAVLIAGLPIALTLGRTARRGAVTMLWSRLLLRALGVRLVTRRGFSFIGGSARARAVPGEDGPALLVGNHVSWLDPLVITATVACRPLAKVEVGRWPIVRTLAAGCGALFIDRDRLSALPGVVADMTAALRSGESVAAFPEGTTWCGREMGSFRPAVFQAALDAGVPVRPVALRFVEETGVRATLSTRPSYVGDDTLLASVLRIVATRGLVAEVTLFPAVRLDRPAAYGGRVRRGEARAALARITEAQVRTGLTRTGLTEPEGQALAA; this is encoded by the coding sequence GTGAGCGCCGTCACGCACCGGCCCGCGGCCTCCTCCGCCTGGCTGCCCGTCTCTCCCTGTGCGCCCGGCGCCTGCCTGCGCGCGCAGGCGCGTACGGCCGGCCCCCTGCGCCGGGCCGCCCGCCTGACGGGCGCGGTCGCCGTGCTGATCGCCGGCCTGCCGATCGCGCTCACGCTGGGGCGTACGGCACGGCGCGGGGCGGTCACCATGCTGTGGTCGCGGCTGCTGCTGCGGGCCCTCGGCGTGCGGCTCGTGACGCGCCGGGGGTTCTCCTTCATCGGGGGGTCGGCACGGGCCCGGGCCGTGCCCGGGGAGGACGGGCCCGCCCTGCTCGTCGGCAACCACGTCTCCTGGCTCGATCCCCTGGTCATCACCGCGACCGTCGCCTGCCGCCCGCTGGCCAAGGTGGAGGTGGGCAGGTGGCCGATCGTCCGCACGCTCGCCGCCGGGTGCGGCGCGCTGTTCATCGACAGGGACAGGCTGTCCGCCCTGCCGGGGGTCGTCGCGGACATGACCGCCGCGCTGCGGAGCGGTGAGAGCGTGGCCGCGTTCCCGGAGGGCACCACGTGGTGCGGACGGGAGATGGGCAGCTTCCGGCCCGCGGTGTTCCAGGCGGCGCTCGACGCGGGGGTGCCCGTACGGCCGGTGGCGCTGCGGTTCGTGGAGGAGACGGGCGTCCGCGCCACCCTGTCCACCCGGCCGTCGTACGTCGGGGACGACACGCTGCTCGCGTCCGTCCTGCGGATCGTCGCGACCCGGGGCCTCGTCGCGGAGGTGACGCTCTTCCCCGCCGTACGGCTCGACCGCCCGGCCGCGTACGGCGGGCGGGTTCGGCGGGGGGAGGCCCGTGCGGCGCTGGCGCGCATCACCGAGGCTCAGGTCAGGACCGGGCTCACGAGGACCGGGCTCACGGAACCCGAGGGGCAGGCTCTGGCGGCCTGA
- a CDS encoding S-adenosylmethionine:tRNA ribosyltransferase-isomerase produces MTAPGPHTARRGEAAPHAARRGEAGPGPYTAAPSGAEAPASEAGPAPAGTEALPRGIRPYGPGGSLEFALTAPLQAHEPPEARGLRRDEVRLLVSHRDTGEVTHHVFADLPSLLSPGDLLVVNNSATLPAAVRLDRLAVHFSGRLASGEWLVELRRRTATATEPYSGAAPGEWLPLPGGATLRLLAQETPRLWRARLDRDVLSYLAAYGVPIRYGYVGRDWPLADYQTVFGVEPGSAEMPSAGRPFTPELVTALVSRGIGVVPITLHTGVASPEKDEPPYPEWFSVSSRTARQVNITREHGGRVIAVGTTVVRALETAALDAAVPGTVRAATGWTSHVVTPEGGVRAVDGLVTGLHEPRSSHLMMLSAITGTGVLARAYEAAIDEGYLWHEFGDGHLIL; encoded by the coding sequence ATGACCGCCCCCGGCCCCCACACCGCCCGCCGGGGCGAGGCCGCCCCCCACGCCGCCCGCCGGGGCGAGGCCGGCCCCGGCCCTTACACCGCCGCCCCGAGCGGGGCCGAAGCCCCGGCGAGCGAGGCCGGCCCGGCGCCCGCGGGGACCGAAGCCCTCCCCCGAGGAATCCGGCCGTACGGGCCGGGGGGATCGCTCGAGTTCGCGCTGACGGCGCCGCTGCAGGCGCACGAGCCGCCCGAGGCCCGCGGGCTGCGCCGCGACGAGGTCAGGCTGCTGGTGTCCCACCGGGACACCGGCGAGGTCACCCACCACGTCTTCGCCGACCTGCCGTCGCTGCTGTCCCCCGGCGACCTGCTGGTGGTCAACAACTCCGCCACCCTGCCCGCGGCGGTGCGGCTCGACCGCCTCGCCGTCCACTTCTCCGGCCGGCTCGCGTCCGGCGAGTGGCTGGTCGAGCTGCGCCGCCGTACGGCGACGGCGACCGAGCCCTACTCCGGCGCCGCGCCCGGAGAGTGGCTGCCGTTGCCGGGAGGCGCCACGCTGCGCCTGCTGGCGCAGGAGACGCCGCGCCTGTGGCGCGCCCGGCTCGACCGCGACGTGCTCTCCTACCTCGCCGCGTACGGCGTGCCCATCCGGTACGGCTACGTGGGGCGCGACTGGCCGCTCGCCGACTACCAGACGGTCTTCGGGGTCGAGCCGGGCAGCGCGGAGATGCCGAGCGCGGGCCGGCCGTTCACCCCGGAGCTCGTCACCGCCCTGGTCAGCCGGGGGATCGGCGTCGTGCCGATCACGCTGCACACCGGGGTCGCGTCTCCGGAGAAGGACGAACCGCCCTATCCCGAGTGGTTCTCCGTCTCGTCGCGGACGGCACGGCAGGTGAACATCACCCGCGAGCACGGGGGCCGGGTGATCGCCGTCGGCACGACCGTCGTACGGGCTCTGGAGACCGCCGCCCTCGACGCCGCCGTCCCGGGGACGGTGCGGGCCGCGACGGGCTGGACCTCCCACGTCGTCACGCCCGAGGGAGGCGTGCGAGCCGTGGACGGCCTGGTCACGGGGCTGCACGAGCCCCGCTCCAGCCACCTGATGATGCTGTCGGCGATCACCGGGACCGGCGTCCTGGCCCGCGCGTACGAGGCGGCGATCGACGAGGGCTACCTCTGGCACGAGTTCGGCGACGGCCATCTCATCTTGTGA